One genomic window of Quercus robur chromosome 6, dhQueRobu3.1, whole genome shotgun sequence includes the following:
- the LOC126689736 gene encoding vegetative cell wall protein gp1 yields MEPNNNQIPCIIFLFSLIFFAAQGVCVPRNLMQSLGPSPQPSPSTPPISHISAPSGALSNPPESAPTLPPSPMPMQENLHPSTPPNYTPHQTPSSSPVGHITALTPALNSPSESAPSSLQAQSDSPISHNSVPNPTSEPSNSMPPSSNQFSILAPSQKTINLSPESSNSLSPQTDILRSSPPSNPPSIPASMDPAIKKICDSTDNPALCLSTLAPFLSDKTDPISVLEMAIKACTQHVKDAIAMALVLTNVHKASTDSGNIPIFKDCTEMYNDALDNLQSAMDAIPARDIGTINTMLSAALTDFVTCEDEFSGETSELSPYDDKGTKMASNCLAIASLIK; encoded by the coding sequence ATGGAGCCTAACAACAATCAAATACCATGCATCATCTTCTTGTTTTCTCTCATCTTCTTCGCTGCACAAGGCGTATGTGTGCCACGCAACTTAATGCAGTCTCTCGGACCCTCTCCACAACCAAGTCCTTCCACACCCCCAATTAGCCATATATCGGCCCCATCGGGAGCCTTAAGTAATCCACCGGAGTCTGCACCAACATTGCCACCCTCCCCAATGCCAATGCAGGAAAACCTTCACCCCTCTACCCCACCAAAttatacaccacatcaaactccttcttcatctccagTTGGCCATATCACAGCCCTAACTCCCGCCTTGAATTCTCCATCAGAGTCTGCACCATCCTCCCTACAGGCACAATCAGATTCACCAATAAGCCATAACTCAGTCCCAAATCCCACTTCCGAGCCTTCAAATTCAATGCCTCCATCTTCAAACCAATTCTCAATCCTTGCTCCATCTCAAAAAACTATCAATCTCTCTCCAGAATCCTCAAATTCTCTCAGTCCCCAAACAGATATTCTCAGATCAAGTCCACCTAGCAACCCACCGTCAATACCTGCATCAATGGATCctgccataaaaaaaatatgcgACTCCACAGACAATCCTGCTCTTTGCCTTTCCACTCTTGCTCCATTTCTAAGTGACAAGACTGACCCCATTTCAGTGCTTGAAATGGCAATCAAGGCTTGCACTCAACATGTAAAGGATGCAATAGCCATGGCTTTAGTTCTCACTAATGTGCATAAGGCTAGTACTGATTCTGGCAATATCCCTATTTTCAAAGACTGTACAGAAATGTACAATGATGCTTTAGATAACCTTCAGAGTGCAATGGATGCAATTCCAGCTCGTGACATTGGCACAATCAATACCATGCTTAGTGCGGCTTTGACAGATTTTGTGACCTGTGAGGATGAATTTAGTGGAGAAACTTCCGAATTATCCCCTTATGATGACAAGGGTACCAAGATGGCTAGCAATTGCCTTGCCATCGCTTCCTTaattaagtga
- the LOC126688916 gene encoding universal stress protein PHOS32 — protein sequence MEQVDRRVGVAVDFSACSLKALKWAVDNVVRDGDSLILVAVRPEGHYEEGEMQLWEKTGSPLIPVSEFSDPIIMKKYGVKPDPETLDIVNTAAKQKQIVAVMKILWGDPREKICEAIDNIPLSCLVIGNRGLGKLKRAILGSVSNYVVNNGACPVTVVKNVDNEHH from the exons atggagCAGGTTGATCGGAGAGTTGGGGTGGCCGTGGACTTCTCGGCATGTAGCCTGAAGGCGCTGAAATGGGCTGTGGACAACGTTGTCCGTGATGGGGATAGCCTAATCCTCGTTGCCGTACGCCCCGAAGGGCATTACGAGGAGGGCGAGATGCAACTCTGGGAAAAGACTGGTTCTC CTTTGATCCCTGTGAGCGAGTTCTCTGATCCTATCATTATGAAAAAGTATGGAGTGAAGCCTGACCCCGAGACCCTGGACATTGTCAACACTGCTGCGAAGCAAAAACAG ATTGTGGCAGTCATGAAGATCCTCTGGGGAGATCCTCGCGAGAAAATATGCGAAGCAATTGATAACATTCCTCTGAGCTGCCTTGTTATAGGAAACAGAGGGCTCGGCAAGCTTAAGAG GGCTATATTAGGCAGTGTCAGCAACTACGTGGTGAACAATGGTGCCTGTCCCGTAACTGTGGTGAAGAATGTGGATAATGAACATCATTAG